One Tautonia rosea genomic window carries:
- a CDS encoding helix-turn-helix domain-containing protein encodes MKAPLLVRPFTPDQSRMIRAGLRFPSAFTLRRCQILLARAEGLKPSAIRARLGFSTQTVGNALRAFEAEGVACMQEKSHRPASARPEIDDGGSERIHALPHRSPRDFGKVRGWQGWAARRGSEGFQGDRLVGEQFRSDAGNSGEDQLGGYGGSL; translated from the coding sequence ATGAAAGCACCCCTGCTCGTCCGACCGTTTACCCCCGATCAGAGCCGGATGATCCGGGCGGGCCTCCGCTTCCCTTCGGCCTTTACGCTCCGCCGTTGCCAGATCCTGCTGGCCCGCGCCGAAGGGCTCAAGCCCTCCGCAATCCGCGCCCGGCTCGGCTTCTCGACCCAGACCGTCGGTAACGCACTGCGCGCCTTCGAGGCCGAGGGTGTCGCCTGCATGCAGGAGAAGTCCCACCGCCCCGCCTCGGCCCGCCCGGAGATCGACGACGGGGGCAGCGAACGGATCCACGCCTTGCCGCACCGCAGCCCACGCGACTTCGGCAAGGTTCGAGGGTGGCAAGGCTGGGCCGCTCGACGTGGATCCGAGGGCTTCCAGGGTGACAGACTGGTTGGGGAGCAATTTCGAAGTGACGCAGGCAATTCGGGAGAGGATCAACTGGGTGGGTACGGTGGCTCCCTCTAG